Proteins found in one Passer domesticus isolate bPasDom1 chromosome 8 unlocalized genomic scaffold, bPasDom1.hap1 SUPER_8_unloc_1, whole genome shotgun sequence genomic segment:
- the LOC135291578 gene encoding olfactory receptor 14A2-like — translation MSNSSSISHFLLLALADTRQLQLLHFCLLLGLFFLLFFMGAEYYLLTIMCYDRYVSICKPLHYGTLLGSRACVHMAAAAWASAFLTALLLTVNTFSLPLCHGNVLGQFFCEIPQILKLSCSKSYLRDFGPIAVSACLSLCCFAFIVFSYVQIFRAVMRIPSEQGWHKAFSTCLPHLTVVSLFISTAVFAYLKPPSISSPSLDLALSVLYSVVPPALNPLIYSLRNQELKAAVWRLMTGWFQKQ, via the exons atgtccaacagcagctccatcagccacttcctcctgctggcattggcagacacgcggcagctgcagctcctgcacttctgcctcttgctgggc ctatTTTTCTTACTGTTCTTCATGGGAGCAGAGTACTATCtgctgaccatcatgtgctacgaccgctacgtgtccatctgcaaacccctgcactacgggaccctcctgggcagcagagcttgtgtccacatggcagcagctgcctgggccagtgcttttctcactgctctgctgctcacagtcaatacattttccctgcccctgtgccatggcaatgtcctgggccagttcttctgtgaaatcccacagatcctcaagctctcctgctccaaatcctatcTCAGGGATTTTGGGCCCATTGCTGTTAGTGCCTGTTTATCATTGTGCTGTTTTGcattcattgttttctcctatgtgcagatatTCAGAGCCGtgatgaggatcccctctgagcagggatggcacaaagccttttccacctgcctcccacACCTGACTGTGGTCTCCCTGTTCATCAGTACTGCAGTGTTTGCctacctgaagcccccctccatctcctccccatccctggatctggccctgtcagttctgtactcagtggtgcctccagccctgaaccccctcatctacagcctgaggaaccaggagctcaaggccgcagtgtggagactgatgactggatggtTTCAGAAACAGTAA